CGCCATTGGCGCGGCGTTGAGTGCCGGAGGGCCGCCGACTATCATTTACACCACCTTAAATAATTGGACCAAAGACGAGATTAAGGCCACCCTCTCAGGTTTTTTTTGTTTTTCCTCCTACATTGTCATCACCGCCCATTTGATAAGCGGTGTAACCACCCTTATCGTTTTTAAAACCTTTCTTGTTTCAGGACCGTTTGTTTTACTGGGCACAGCCCTGGGGACATTTTGTTACCGATTTTTTAAAAAAGATCTTTATTTAAAAGTCGTTTTCGCTTGTCTGATCGTCATGGGTATAATGATGATTTAATAATTCAAAGCTTTTAGCCGTTTATACGCATGTTGGCTGTACTTGTTTGACGCATAATTGATCGCTTTGAGATATGCCGCATATTCACGGGCTGCCGGCTGTCTTTGACCGGCCATATCAAGGGCATAGCCCTTGTAAAAGGTTATCTGGGGATTGCCCGGCAACAGAGTGCTGCATGCCGAAAAATCATTATAGGCCTGCATGGGTTTTTTTAAAGATAGATTGGCAATTCCTGAAACATAATGCCCCTGGTTTTCCTGGGGGAACATCTGTTTGGCAAGGCCGGCGTGGTACGCGGCGTTCCGAACTTTTTTCTGTAACAGCATGCACTTGGCTGTCATCACCTGAGCGGTATAATCATTGTCTTTTAATCTGAGTGCTGACATCAACGCACTCTCGGCCTGGTCATATTGTTCTTTGGCCAGAAATTTATCCGCTTCCTGGAGTTTGACGATCATGGCCTTTTGAGACCTTAGATTCGCTGTGCGGTCCATATATCGGTCGCGGTACAGGCTCCGGGTGTGGGTGTCCCGGTATATTCCATTGTCTCTGTCTCTGGCAGCATCCAATCGTTCCCGGCTCATGGGATGGGTGGCAAACAGCATCTGGGTTGAACTGGACTTTTGGGTATTCAGTTCGTTGAGCATCTCCATCAGGCCGGTAAAACCTTGGGAGTTGTATCCGGACTGGGCCATGTACTGATGCCCTAATGCATCGGCTTCACGTTCATTATCCCGGGAGTATTTGGACAGAAATAGCCCCTGGCCCAGTCCTCCAAGCTTCTGGGCCCAATCGCCCAGTCCGGCATTCTGGGTCTCCACCGCCGCTGAAAGGCCTGCCACCAGAATGGACGAGAGTTGTCCTTTGGATTGCTGTTCGGCCGTATGCCGTGCGTTTACATGCCCCAGTTCGTGCCCCAGCAGTGAGGCCAATTCGCCTTCATTGTCAAGAGAGAGTAAAATCCCACGGGTCACAGCAATGGAGCCTCCGGGGAACGCATAGGCATTTATATAGGTGGCATTGACCACCTGGAAATTATAGGGCATGTCGGGTCGATGCACCCGAGTCAGCATGGATCTGCCCACCTCGGAAACATACCGGTTCAGTTTTTCATCTCGGGTGACACCGTAGTCCGAAGAGAACTGGAAGGG
This window of the uncultured Desulfobacter sp. genome carries:
- a CDS encoding M48 family metalloprotease; amino-acid sequence: MEQINNTGMTRRDFLRGCTATAVTLAGTGFFQGCAIDPVTGQQQLMLMSRDQEISIDRQQSPFQFSSDYGVTRDEKLNRYVSEVGRSMLTRVHRPDMPYNFQVVNATYINAYAFPGGSIAVTRGILLSLDNEGELASLLGHELGHVNARHTAEQQSKGQLSSILVAGLSAAVETQNAGLGDWAQKLGGLGQGLFLSKYSRDNEREADALGHQYMAQSGYNSQGFTGLMEMLNELNTQKSSSTQMLFATHPMSRERLDAARDRDNGIYRDTHTRSLYRDRYMDRTANLRSQKAMIVKLQEADKFLAKEQYDQAESALMSALRLKDNDYTAQVMTAKCMLLQKKVRNAAYHAGLAKQMFPQENQGHYVSGIANLSLKKPMQAYNDFSACSTLLPGNPQITFYKGYALDMAGQRQPAAREYAAYLKAINYASNKYSQHAYKRLKALNY